CTGTCTTAGTTTCCAGGAGGCTCAGGatcttttcttgttttaagagatggggtcttgccacattgctcagggctcaagcaatactccagcctcagcaggATACATTTTAGTGGCTCATTTTCAACAGTCTTAAGAGTTTCTGGAGTGATCATCCATTCTGTTCTGCTACTCTATTATAGAtctttcttctctaattttaatGATCCTTCTGTTTCTGGGACTTTTAAGGTATCCTACTGCAAACCCTTTTGAAAATAGAGATGTAGATTAAATAATAAACAAGTAAGATACATGCTTGCTGACTGATTAAAGTACTGACTGGTTTAGAATCTAGTtgtgggggctgggcatggtggctcacgcctgtaatgccagcactttgggaggctgaggtgggtagatcacttgaagtcaggagttcgagagcagcctggctaacatggtgaaacccatctctactaaaaatacaaaaattagctgggcttattGTCAAAGGattgtagtcctggctactcaggaggctgaagcatgagaatcgcttgaacccaggagtcagaggttgcagtgagctgaaatcatgccactgcattccagcctgggcaacagagcgagactccatctccaaaaaaaaaaaaaaaactagttgcAGGGCTACAGAATCCAAGCACCTGCACTCCTGTGATCAATTGCTGAGCAGCAGGCTTCCTGAATGAGGTGACTCTACCCTGGCCTCCTCCTGGGCACCTAGGGTTACCTTCTGTATGGTGACAGCTGCTTGGCCCTGACTGAACTTGTGCCATCCGTCCTCCCGAATCCTCCGATCTTGCTCCTCATCTCTTCGAATCTCTCGCATGAAGGTGGCTCGAAGCCGGCCTTGCCTGGCCCTCTCTGCCTTTTGCACTAGAATTATGGCCTCAGTCCGGCGCATTCCTGTAAAGCtctggccagagcaggagcacaTGAGGGAGAGCTTGCATCCAGGGTGGGCCGCTGGGAGACCAGCCATCAAAGGATGCACCAGGGCACCATCCTCCCAGAATATCTGGGAGCCCAAGTCTTGTCTTGGCATTGGAGGGTTACCATGAGCACAAGAACAGCCTTGAAGGGTGCCAGGGATTACCTAAAGGGCACTCTGGTAGACAGCAGGGAGGGGCCTCTCTGCATTCTGGAGGTTTTCAGGAGACGGGGTATGGAAGAGTCTGGGAGGGTATCACCCCCGTTTACCTTCTGGGAGGACACTGGCTCCAGTCTGGACAGGATCTCGGCCAGTATCAGCCCTCGCTCCCGCACAGTGGTGGACTGCTCCAGCAGGAAGTATTTGGGGATTGGAACCTCCAGGTCGGCCTTTGGAGCAATGTTGGGGGAGGATGGTCAGGAATCAAAAGTCTGAGCCATCTAGCCAATCCATTACCATTTTCAGGGGCTTACACACCCCCAGCACTGATTTCCTCCATTTTAGAGTCCTGACTAAACTTAAAGGGTAATGGGGCATATGCCCCCAAGAGTCattcctctcttcttctgcccCCCATCCTCTGGCTGGAGTTGAATTCTGGAGGATCGTGGTAGGTGGCAGTGGTCTCAAACCTGGTTGTGCATCAGAATCAACTGGGAAGCTCttaaatgcagattcctaggTCCTCCTCAGACTACTACATCAGAATGACAGGGCCTGGGGAATCTTCCCCGCGACCCCAGCCCCGACCAGGTGCACTGCTGCAGCTGGTTGGGGAAACTTTGAGATAATCTTGGATATGAAGCAGTTACTGAACCCTGAGCCCGACTGGAGGCCCCACAGAAGCTCTGTGCTCTAGAACAGCCCTTCTAGAACTTGCCCTTGCACACAGATCACTGGAGGGTCTTGATAAAAATGCAGGTGCAGATTTAGTGGGTTAGGGATGCAGAGTTTCTCATTTGTGATgtcaatgctgctggtccagggaccacactttgaggagGCTCTAAAGGACTCTCCTCACCAGTTCCCGGCGGTTCGTGGGTCTTCCCAGTCATGCAGGGGACCTCACCCTGACTCCATCCAACCCCTAAGTACCTCCATGCACACCCCCCACCGCCAAGGTTCCTGAAGCCCTTCCTACAAGGCCAAACCCCATGCTCTGATCTTCTctgccctccttcctttcttagCAGGTGTCCCAACACCAGGGATATCCGTGGGGTGGCGGGTAGGCAGGGGTGGTCGGCCCCATCCCTGCTCCACCCGACCCCAAGCTGGCGGGGGCatggctctgtgtcccaggtGGTCAAGGCCGGTCCCACCCCACCTCTCCCCTCCCGCTGGCTGGCTGGGGGCGTGGCTTCGTGGCTGCGCACACGTACTGGGGTGAACTTGAGATCCTGCAGCACGCGGTCCAGGCAGTGGTTCTCACACAGGTCGGCGCGCACCAGCTTGTCCTTGAGCTCCAGCACGCGGCCCGCCACGCCGTCCAGCAGGCGCCGCAGCAGCCGCCGCTTCTGCGGCTGCACCATCTGGTCATAGACGGTGTCGAAACGGCGCAGTAGGCCCAGGTAGTGCAGGTAGAGCGACGCGAGCCTGTACTGGAAGGACTGCCGCTCCCGGTCGGGCACAGGTTCGAGCAGAGGCTGCTCTTGGTCCAGCAGCTCCTGCAGGGTCACGTGGGAGGACTCCCAGAGGCGCTGGTAAGCTCTGGAGAGAGGGTGGTGGGCGCCGCGTGCTCTGAGCTACGGAGGAGTGGGGAGACGGAGCAGCCTGGCCTTTTGAGGAGTGTGGGCTCAGGGTACCAGAAGGTGTGATGTCACTCATGGCTCCGAAATGGACTTCAATGAGGTAAGGAGCCCGCAGGGCAATGAGTGGACACCGACCTGGTCTTAGGGAGAGTGTGGGACTGGGCTCCGCTGTAGGATTAGCAGAGAGAATGGGCATGACCTTTGGGGGTTTGGGGGAAAGCCAGCCCAGGCTTGGGGCTCTGGTAAGGAAGGGGTCTTTGGGAGTCAGGGGCAGTGGGGCCCTCCAGGTGTGGGGCAGCCCAGGGATGCTGCAGTGATCTGGGCTGGTGGGTGGGAAGTGGGGGTGAGGGATGAATGTGGAGGAGGGTCCCTTCCCCTGAGCAGAGCCCTGGTTCTAGAATTAACCATCGGAGGGAAGTTTCCACAGTGAAAGGTAccagggcagcagcagcagctggggtGGCCCAGTTCCCAAACTGCcactctgccccagcctctcaggaCCAAGGAGGTGCTCTGCCCTTTGCTCTCTCTGCCCTGGAAGACCCACAGTGAAAGGTAccagggcagcagcagcagctggggtGGCCCAGTTCCCAAACTGCcactctgccccagcctctcaggaCCAAGGAGGTGCTCTGCCCTTTGCTCTCTCTGCCCTGGAAGACCCACAGTGAAAGGTAccagggcagcagcagcagctggggtGGCCCAGTTCCCAAACTGCcactctgccccagcctctcaggaCCAAGGAGGTGCTCTGCCCTTTGCTCTCTCTGCCCTGGAAGACCCACTCCAGCCCCTCACTCACCCCTCAGACATTGTGCCCACTCCTCTACGCTGCCCCTTGTTTGCTGGTGGTGGAATTCACAGAACCTCTGTGGCTCCCTGACTCCCAGGGCCACAGGGCAGAACAGCCTGGTTTTAAGAGTTCTGACCCATTGTACCAGTGTTCTAGGGCTGAGGCGAGGGGGCTGGTGGGTGCAGAATCAGGGACATTTATCTCGGAGGACGTCCTGGAAGCAGCGTGCTGAAGGGACTGTGGGTGGGTGGCTGCAGGCTCCCGCAGAGCAAGCTTTGGAAGCTTAGGGCAGAACATGTTGTCCATCTTTGGCCATTTTTCTTGTAAGGAACAAGTAAAATAAGTTTCTATTTGAAGTCCCCTAAAAGCTTTGGTGCTCTGAATACATCTGTCCTAAAGACATTACCCCCTAACAAGGCATCACCGCAGCTTCTCACTCTGAGCGGCCTCTGTTCCTTCTCTCGGGCCCCGCCTCCTGAGCCCCACAGCCCTCCTTCACTCTCTGGATGACAGCACCGGGAAGCCCGGGTGGTGGAGGGGAAAGGCACTGATTTGGAGTCAGAAGGCCCTGAAGTCCCAGTTGCCCCTTGGGTGAAAGTGAGCATAACCACGCTTGCCTCCCTGGGGCCTGCCAAGAGTTCACACCATTCCCATGAGCCAGACCCGTGTGAAGCATCATGCTAGAAAGTACAGTGGATGTTGTTCTGCATGCTTGGGGCTCACTTGGTCACCTGTGGGTACCACCTCCCATCACTGCTACAAGTTCAGGAGATAATTTttccaaaaagacaaaatattatgCCACTAGCAGCCTGAGGCTGGTAGGCTGGGGTGAGCTTTTTGGCTCAGTGTCACATCGAGACTTATGAATAAGTAAATCTATGAGGAACAGGGTCAGGGAAAGGGACAGAAGGGAGACAGCGGCAAGGAGGAACAAAGAGGAAGAACTCGAAGGTGCCTATGAGCTACCGGAGGGtctcattaaaatgcagattccaggctgggcacagtggctcatgcctgtaatcccagcactttgggaggccagggcaggcggatctcctgaggttgggagttcaagaccagactggccaacatggtgaaaccccatctctactaaaaatataaaaattagccaggcgtggtggcacatgcctgtaatcccagttactcgggaggctgaggcaggagaaccgcttgaacccgggatggggagaggttgcagtgagcagagatggcaccactgcactccagcctggacaacaaagcaaaactctgtctcaaaaatagatagatagatagatagatagatagatagatagatagatgatagatagataagcAGATTCTGCTCCAGATCTGAGGGGGCACCCAAGAGCCTgcctttctaacaagctcccaggtgctTTGGCTCCTGCTGGCCCAGGTCATGCCTGGTAGGGCAAAGTGTGAAcacagggcagagtgggcagCAGTGAGACTTCAGGGCCAGATGTCCTGGGCCTGCCCCTTGCTAACTGTGGACGTAAACATGGATCATTAGTCCTCAGCTCACAGAACCTCAAGGTGAGGCTCAAGGTATGAGAAAATACACGTGACCTAGGTAGCTGCCGCTGAACATCAGCTATGACTACAAGGCTATGCCTTTTCAATATGTGGAGATGAAAGCGACCACAAGCCAGGTCTGTCCAATTACAAAGGGAACAAAGGACTGGAGCTTTGTCTAAATCCCACCCCTTCATCCTGTCCAAGCTTAGAAGAGGATTTATGGGTCACGTGCCTACAAGATAAGCAGAGGCTGCCTGAGACAGGAAAAGCCAGTGGTTAAGTGGTGAGCAGTAAATCTAGGTAAGGACATAGGTGTGGCCGTGGTGCTTCTTGCAGTTTTTCTGTGGGtttcaaatttttccaaataaaattggGGATGTTAGGAGTTTCAAAAACATCCCCACTGATTTGTTCTGAAATAAAGggaaaactgaaaaatcacaCTGATCTCAGCAGGTTATTTAGAAGCTGGTCTGGGCCTTCAGTTTTTATATCTTGAATAGATCTGTGTGGCCCCTTCACACAACAGTGCCTGTCATATAGGACGCAATGACAGTTGGTGGGAAACGACATCGCGAAGACACGGCCTGAAAGAGGACCACATACGAGGAATTTCAGGCCCCAAGAGGGAATCAGCTGGCAGTAAATCCAGATGCTAGTCCAGTCCCAGGTCCTATTTCAGCTCACTACCAAATAGAACATTCGCATGCTTACAAAGCTATCACACGTTGCTCACGGGACACACCTAGAAAGCAGTTTCTAAGACACCTGAAGAAGTGCTGCTCCACCTGTGGTAGCCTCGAAGTGAGGACACCCTTGGTCCAGACCACACCCTGGCCTCACACACCCTTCTTTCAAATCACCACAGTGCACAGAAACAGTTCACCCTTTATTTTTGTCAGACCCTGGGTCACTTGGAGCTGGTGTACTTGGTGACAGCCTTGGTGCCCTCGGACACAGCGTGCTTGGCCAGCTCCCCAGGCAGCAGCAGACGCACGGCCGTCTGGACCTCTCGGGACGTCAGGGTGGTCCGGCCCGAGTACTGGGCCAGCCGGGCAGCCTCACACGCCAGCCGCTCAAACACGTCGTTTACAAACGAGTTCATGATGCTCATAGCCTTGGCAGAGATGCCGATGTCAGGGTGCACCTGGAGAGAGGGCAGCACCACTCGGTTAATGGAAGGGGCCAGGGGAGGGGGGGGGTCCTGCCTACACTGCAAGCCTCAGCCCTGAGCTGCGGGCTCTAGGAAGCCagaggcagaaggcaaggaggctCCTCACCAGCCCCTTCCCAGAGGCCAACAGTCATGGAAATAgggatttgtgttttctttgtacTGCTATGGTATATCcaagttttttaaaagaagttttcaactGCAAGAGGTAACATGATTAAGTTCCTTGTATGAGCACACAGAAGCATCTATATTTAACAAATGGGACCAGTTACACATGCATCTTGCTGGTTTCATTGATGCAtttgcatagtgttccatggtatggatgtatcATACTTCCTATCACCATTTCTCTCTTCACGAACATTCAGGGTTTGGGTTtggggtgttttttgttgttttttgctatTAGATGGTGCTATGGTAAATGCCCATCTTTGAATCTTGTGTGAGCATAGGGAAGGTTATTTCCAGAGGCGGGACTGTAGTGTCAAAATGATTGTGCATGTAACTTGGTGGAGCACATAACCAGTGAGCATGTCCATGTGACACAGCCACAGCCCCAGACCAGGGGAGGAGTCCTGTTCTGCAGCTGTACTGTGAATCACTACGACCTCAAATACAGCCCtttcctctgggcctcagtttcctcttctgtcacACAAGCTTTTGAACTAAGTGATCTCTAGTAAAGCAAATGGGAGCTGATGGCAGTTCTAAAATGTGAGTAGGTAGACCTGGTCAGATGTGAAGTGGGAGAGAAGTGACTGTCCCACAACCTACATGGAGTCAGAGATGGAGACAGCACTAGAACCAGGAGGCTCTGTCCCATCCCCCCTCCCTGCTACCTCTGGTCTCCACTGCCAGCAGCAAATCTGCACCT
This window of the Pongo abelii isolate AG06213 chromosome 6, NHGRI_mPonAbe1-v2.0_pri, whole genome shotgun sequence genome carries:
- the LOC103891240 gene encoding histone H2B type 2-K1 isoform X2, coding for MAQVHPDIGISAKAMSIMNSFVNDVFERLACEAARLAQYSGRTTLTSREVQTAVRLLLPGELAKHAVSEGTKAVTKYTSSK
- the LOC103891240 gene encoding histone H2B type 2-K1 isoform X1, with translation MSPATPGGAADLIKSSSEGVGGGYSRSRRMSVEYGQRQQPGGRGGCSSGNKKSKKRCRRKESYSMYIYKVLKQVHPDIGISAKAMSIMNSFVNDVFERLACEAARLAQYSGRTTLTSREVQTAVRLLLPGELAKHAVSEGTKAVTKYTSSK